DNA sequence from the Deltaproteobacteria bacterium genome:
AGACACGCGCCAGTTCCCGAGGAGGCCAGGTTCGATTCCGGGTGGCGCCGGACCTTCACAGACGGGCCGAGCCGCTGCTGCCCGGTTCGTCTCAGCCGGCGAAGAGCGAATGTGTACTATCCACACCGTTGATTTCGTTTTTGTAACCCAAGTGCCGGGACTGTTCCGTCCTTTTAATATATGCCCTAATCAGCCAGGATGATGGCAACGCCCCACGCAAAGGAGGCCGAACAAGATGGATTGCTTTTACGCAAGGGCCGTTATATTTTTGAGAAGTCGGAATAACGCGGCGGGAATGCCGGGACGCTCTTGATCGCGTCCGACAGGCCACATGACCAAGATGGACGGGAGAAACCACCCGTGGAAAAGGACGCGAAGATCTACGTAGCCGGACACCGGGGTCTTGCGGGGTCCGCCATAACCAGAGCCCTCCGAACCCGGGGTTACGAGCGTATCGTCGAGCGGACACATGCTGAACTGGACCTCACGGATGCCCGGGCCGTGAACAACTTCTTCAATAAGGAACGTCCCGAATACGTGTTCCTGGCAGCCGCTAAAGTGGGGGGAATTTTAGCCAACAGTACGTATCCCGTGGAGTTTATCCGCGATAACCTGAAGATCGAAATCTCCGTCCTCGATGCCGCGTGGCGCTTCGGAGTCAAACGTCTTCTCTTTCTGGGAAGTTCGTGCATCTATCCCCGTTTGGCGCCGCAACCCATGAAAGAGGAATACCTCATGACCGGCCCGTTTGAGCCGACCAACTCTCCCTACGCCCTGGCCAAGATCGCCGGCATTGAGCTGTGCCGGTCCTATAACGGGCAGTATGGAACTTCATTTCTGCCCGTGATGCCGGCCGGTTTGTACGGTCCCGGAGCTGATTTCGACCTTGTAACAAGCCATGTACTTCCCGCATTGATCCGGAGGTTTCACGAAGCCAAACGATCGGGTAACGACAAAGTTGTAATTTGGGGAACGGGCAGTCCCCGAAGGGAGTTCCTACACGTGGATGATCTCGCCAATGCCTGCATTTTTCTAATGAAAAACTACGACGGAGCCGATTTAATCAATATTGGATGGGGCAAGGACATCAGCATCCGGGAACTGGCTGAGATCGTCTCCAACGTGGTTGGATTTGAAGGAACGGTTGAATTCGACGATTCCAAGCCGGACGGCGCCCCCAGGAAGCGGCTCGATACCTCCAAAATCTCGGCCCTTGGATGGAAGCCCGCCATCGAGCTGAAGGAAGGGATACGCAGGACGTATGAGTGGTTCAAGACGCACTTCGAATCAACGTCGGGTTCCAATCCCTGAACCAGCACCGTACGCCGCGTGGTAACCGGAGCTGCGACCTCGTTTGATGGAACGAGATGAACCTTCAGTTCTGTGCACGAGAGTCCGGGCGCAATGGAACGGCGCTCAAAAGAGTTCGCCAATGTTCGTCTAATTGGCGCCACCTCTGTGAGCTCCCGGCATCCCGAGCGAGGCTCGAAGCCTTGCTTTCAAGACCATCCAGGCGAAGATAGGCAAAGCAGCCTGCCTTTTGGCCCGCTTGGGTTCCGTGGCCAACCTGTACAACCATTCCAGCCCGAGCTTTTGCACTATTCTGGGGGCGCGCTTTACCTGGCCGGTTATGGCGTCCAGGGTTCCCCCGATCCCCTGGCAGACGCGAACCGTGGTGAGAGCATCCTTATGTTTGGCAAACCACAGTTCTTGTTTCGGAGATCCGAGAGCCAAAAACAGTATCTGTGCGCGCAGCTCGTTGATCCGTTCTATTAAAGCCCCCATTTCGGACTCGGCAATGTACCCGTTGCACCTTCCTGCAACTTGCAGGCCCGGAAACTTTCGCTGCAACTGTGCCGCGGCTTTCTTGTTGACCTCTTCCTTCGCCCCGTAAAGGAAGACTCGGTACCCTTTTTGAGCGGCGAGATCACAAATTCGTTGCATGAGATCCACTCCGGTGATCCGCTGTATCCTTTTCGCGTGCAGGATCCGAGCGGCAAGAACAACGCCTATACCATCCGGAATGATCACATCAGCAGAACACATCGCGCTACGCAAAACCGTATCTTTGGGAGCCGTGATACTCTTTTCCGGATTTACGGCAAAAATGGAACACGGCCTGGCGCCGGTTTCCACGTATTCGACCACCTTATCAAGAACCTCATCCATGGTCAGCAGATCCACGGGAAGGCTCAATATCTGAATACTGCGCGGGCGTTTCTCCGATGTCATCTGAGTTCATCCTCTCGCTCAGGCATTCTGAACCTATTTTCGGGTAGTGCGTGAGAACGACTGTGACGAATCCTACGGAATCCGGCGAACCGTCCTGAGCGTCGCTGAACACGGCGCATTCCCGACTTGTTCCATGTAAAGGCGGATGCTCTCCTGATGGAGGATCCATTCGGCCTCGATGCAGGTCGAACGTCGAACTTGGCGCGCTCCCTCAGTTTAACTAAACCCGCAGCTTGTCCATTTTTGATGTACCATCAAACGTCATCTTGGTCGAATAAAAACACGATGATTACCAATAAAATCAAGCCATCGGCGTATCGAAACAGCCTGTTCCTAATATACCCTGTATACCTGATGAAGACACACGAAGGCGTACTGGGCGATTACACTTTCGTTACGCACGCATTCCCAGTTACATGTGCGTATGGGTCCGGGCCTTTGCTCCACATGCTTCGGATTGCACCTAAAACAGCCGTTTTCGCAAAGCGACTGTTTTTTATTGTGGCCTGGCACGCTTGTTGCTTTCAATATCTACGACAGCTGAAGACCATGGAGGAATCTCTTTACTCTTTGTTCTCACTCCTGGTATATGTGTAGTGGACCGGTCAACCACACAACTACACTACGTTCCAATAGTTCCCCGGCGTTTTATGAAGCGAGAAACCGTAATGTGTAGGAGCTTTCAGGGCTTTTTGCTTGTCGAATACCGCATGAAAGCCGTCTCTTCTTTAAGAG
Encoded proteins:
- a CDS encoding WecB/TagA/CpsF family glycosyltransferase, which codes for MTSEKRPRSIQILSLPVDLLTMDEVLDKVVEYVETGARPCSIFAVNPEKSITAPKDTVLRSAMCSADVIIPDGIGVVLAARILHAKRIQRITGVDLMQRICDLAAQKGYRVFLYGAKEEVNKKAAAQLQRKFPGLQVAGRCNGYIAESEMGALIERINELRAQILFLALGSPKQELWFAKHKDALTTVRVCQGIGGTLDAITGQVKRAPRIVQKLGLEWLYRLATEPKRAKRQAALPIFAWMVLKARLRASLGMPGAHRGGAN
- a CDS encoding GDP-L-fucose synthase, encoding MEKDAKIYVAGHRGLAGSAITRALRTRGYERIVERTHAELDLTDARAVNNFFNKERPEYVFLAAAKVGGILANSTYPVEFIRDNLKIEISVLDAAWRFGVKRLLFLGSSCIYPRLAPQPMKEEYLMTGPFEPTNSPYALAKIAGIELCRSYNGQYGTSFLPVMPAGLYGPGADFDLVTSHVLPALIRRFHEAKRSGNDKVVIWGTGSPRREFLHVDDLANACIFLMKNYDGADLINIGWGKDISIRELAEIVSNVVGFEGTVEFDDSKPDGAPRKRLDTSKISALGWKPAIELKEGIRRTYEWFKTHFESTSGSNP